In the Nicotiana tabacum cultivar K326 chromosome 16, ASM71507v2, whole genome shotgun sequence genome, one interval contains:
- the LOC107765440 gene encoding uncharacterized protein LOC107765440 encodes MNTNEMKIRGELERDVERDLEDEIKEGICQLALRLHRLYLHQEERNTKKSANDLGATDGTHGTNTKALSEVNINIKMEGGTKIEIKEIKKKARRSSSNLRSSKAASNVMFTRPPKFNWTQSLRSEPTSVTGYTKIDSSRNRAKSIVNKNGQRKVKVVKDVEEKSARSLK; translated from the coding sequence ATGAATACAAATGAGATGAAGATTCGAGGGGAGCTCGAAAGGGATGTGGAGAGGGATTTAGAGGACGAAATAAAAGAAGGAATATGCCAATTAGCACTAAGATTGCACAGGCTTTACCTACATCAAGAGGAAAGGAACACAAAGAAATCAGCTAATGACCTTGGTGCAACAGATGGTACGCATGGTACAAACACTAAAGCACTTTCTGAAGTGAACATTAATATAAAGATGGAAGGAGGGACAAAAATTGAGataaaagaaatcaagaaaaaagCACGTCGAAGTTCCAGCAATTTGAGAAGTTCTAAGGCAGCGAGTAATGTTATGTTTACTCGTCCGCCTAAATTTAACTGGACACAAAGTTTAAGGTCAGAACCAACTTCTGTTACTGGCTATACTAAAATCGATAGTTCTAGAAATCGAGCTAAAAGTATTGTCAATAAAAATGGTCAACGGAAAGTAAAAGTAGTTAAAGATGTTGAAGAAAAATCGGCGAGAAGTTTGAAATAG